Genomic DNA from Vibrio sp. SNU_ST1:
GGTCGCTCGGTAAAGAAAATCGAGCAGGTGCGTTGGTTTGGTTGATCAGATAAATCAACTCGTCGCCATCTTTACCTATGCCTAAATGTAAGGCTACGGAGCTTAAACGGTTCCAATCATCATGTTCCATGAGTGTGCCATCAACACGGCTCCAGAATATACGGTTAGAGTTACGTTTATCGCCACTGAACGCTTTGATAAACGGCACCATGTATCGCTGACGTGCGGAGATCATCTCAGATAACCAAGCCTTGAAGTAAGCCTTACGCTCGGAATCTTCCCAGTTGAGCCAGCTGGTGACGCCGTCTTGGCAGTACGCGTTGTTGTTGCCATTTTGAGTATGAGATAACACATCGGCCGTCAAAATATGCGGAATACCGAATGCAAATAACAGGCTTGCCATGAAGTTACGCTTTTGCTTTTCACGTGTTGCGATAACCAAAAGGTTTTCTGTGTTGCCTTCTACACCATAGTTTTCAGATCGATTATCACCGTGTCCATCACGGTTGTTCTCACCATTTTCTTCATTGTGCTTATGTTTATAAGAAACAAGATCTTGCATGGTGAAACCATCATGATAGGTGATGTAGTTGACGGTTAATTTGTACGGCCAGTGTGCGGCACTGTAGATGTCACGTGAGCCCATTAAGCGAGTCGCAAACTCTTTCAGGTAGCCTTGATCACCGCGCCAGAAGCTACGAGTGATGTCTCGTAGTTTGTCGTTACACTCATTCCACCCCAACGGAAAATTGCCAACTTGGTAGCCATTTGGTCCGATATCCCATGGTTCTGCTATTAACTTGGTTTCTTTCAATGCCGGATCTTGGGCAACAGCTTTGAAGAAAGCAGCCTCAGGATTGTAGTTATCGCCTTCGCGCCCCAGTGTTGCTGCTAGGTCAAAGCGGAAGCCGTCGACTTGGAACTCACTCACCCAGTAGCGCAGTGTATCCATGACTAAGTTAAGTGCTGGTTGATGGGTGAGGTCGACCGTATTACCACAACCTGTGAAGTTCGCGTAATGACAGCCATGCTTAATGTAGTAGCGACTATCGAGTGCTTTTAGGTTGAAGGTTGTGCCGCCTTCCCCGCCTTCTGCTGTGTGGTTGTAGACGACATCGAGAATGACTTCGATACCGTTGCGATGCAGTTCTCGAATTGCGGTTTTGAGTTCAGTAACGGCGTCTTTCTCTGCGTAGCGTGGGTCTGGCACCATAAACAAATATGGATTGTAACCCCAATAATTCACTTTCCCCATATCCAATAGGTGGGGTTCATGCATACATGCAGCAATAGGTAAAAGTTGTAGAGAATTGATGTTTTGCTGTTTGTAGAATGCAAGCATTTCGGGGCTAACTAACCCCAAGTAACGGCCTTTTGTATTAGCCTCGACTTCTGGGTGAAGTTGAGATAGGCCTTTAACATGGGTTTCGAAAAGAACGGTCTCTTCGCGGCTAATACGCGGCTTTTCGACATCTTGCCAATCGAACGTGTCATCAACCACGATGCATTTTGCCATCGAAAAGCTTTTTTCATTGGTATATGGCGTTGCGTAATCGAGCGGTTCGCTTATTGCTTTAGCGTAAGGGTCGGAAAGTAAGATCGGGCCATTATCAGTTTCAGCAATGAAACCGTATTTTTGCCCGGCTTTAATACCATCAACAAATACATATCTGATATCAGCGTATTCATTTTCCAATTTATAAGTGGTGAACTCATCGTTCTCGTCAAAAAGAGCGAGAGAGAGGGATTTACAGTCAGGAGAATAAATTGAGAAGTTGCAGCCAGTGTTACCTAGCGTTGCGCCTAGTGGATAAGGGCGAGCGAGCGTTCTAGTCATTGCTTGATTTCTTGTTCGTTTATCAACATCAGTGAACTATTAGTAAAAGGCTTTGTCCCATTAAGGTCAAGCAACTTCAGAGAATAAATTTTGTTGAAAAATAATTCATCGATGAAGTTCAAATTATATATTTGAAGTGGATCTCAATTAAGGTGAATAATTAGATCTGTGTGCTGTCTACTCCTCCTAGATTAAGTGATCCAACCCTGTAAAATACCATTCTGTATAAATTCTACTCCCTTCTCATCCCCCTTGATTTAGTTCGGGGTGGAGGAAGTCAAACTTGTCATCCTCTCTTAATATTGACTCCGTTGAAACGAATCAGGGGAAACCCTAAACCTCTCTATCTTACGCCCACCATTACTGCCTTTGGTTGTCGCAAGAGAGCAAAAATATAAAACCTAAAAATAAATCGTCCTTAATGGAGTTAAGAATGAAAAAAGTAAGTTTGATTGCTGCTGCAGTGGCTTCTGCACTTGTCGCTGGTTCAGCGTTCGCAGAAAGTGAAGTTGCACTTGATGTAACAAGTGGTGACTCTTCAATGGAAGTAGAGGTGAAAAACCCTACTGACGTTATCACTGATGGTTGGGAAGTTCATGGTTACATGTCTTCTAACGTTCGTGTTGTCGACGGTAAAACAGTAGACACTGAATTCGGTAAGCCAGATTACAAAACAGCGGGTACTCACGGTAAGAGTACTAACCAAGTTGAATTTGTAGTTAAGAAGCACTCTGAATACCAAAATGGTGTGTGGGCTGATTATGTTCTTCGTACTGAATATGGTAATGGTAATTCTTACGCGTATTCATCTTCGGGCAGCCAAAAAGCCAACACTACTGCACAATTTGAAGTGAAAGAAGCCTTCGTTGAGCTAGGTGGCATTCTTGGTGAAGAGACTTCTATTTGGGGTGGTCAACGTTTCCTAAACCGTGCAGCAGGTATCTTGTCTGGTGAGTTCTGGAAACAATCATCTGGTATTGGTGCTGGTATTCAAACTAAGTTAGGTGGCAATACTGCTGGTATCGCATACGTAATGGCTGATCCAGACGCTGGTTCGGCAAAGCCTGGTGCTGAGCGTACGACAGCGTCTTCTATCGACTTATATTACTACGGCGTAGATGCAGGTATTGGTTCTCTAGATTTCGATTTGAAATACGGTCAAAAAGTGGTGAACGGCGGCGAAGATGAAGACGGCATCGGTGCAGCTGTAACACTAAACACAAGCTACTACGGCCTAGACGGTTGGACTCAAAATGCTATTGCTTACGGTTCAGGCGTAATGCAAAACCGTGGCGTAAACTTCGGTGGTTGGTCTGGCGGTAATGACGATGCAGAGTCTCTATTCTTGACTTCTTACGGTGTACTAAACATCTCGGAAAAATGGCAGCTTGGTACAGAAGCGACATACATCACAGCTCTTGACGAACTTTGGGGCGCTAAAGGCCTAACTCGTTATATTGTTGCTGCCCGTCCTTC
This window encodes:
- the glgX gene encoding glycogen debranching protein GlgX, whose translation is MTRTLARPYPLGATLGNTGCNFSIYSPDCKSLSLALFDENDEFTTYKLENEYADIRYVFVDGIKAGQKYGFIAETDNGPILLSDPYAKAISEPLDYATPYTNEKSFSMAKCIVVDDTFDWQDVEKPRISREETVLFETHVKGLSQLHPEVEANTKGRYLGLVSPEMLAFYKQQNINSLQLLPIAACMHEPHLLDMGKVNYWGYNPYLFMVPDPRYAEKDAVTELKTAIRELHRNGIEVILDVVYNHTAEGGEGGTTFNLKALDSRYYIKHGCHYANFTGCGNTVDLTHQPALNLVMDTLRYWVSEFQVDGFRFDLAATLGREGDNYNPEAAFFKAVAQDPALKETKLIAEPWDIGPNGYQVGNFPLGWNECNDKLRDITRSFWRGDQGYLKEFATRLMGSRDIYSAAHWPYKLTVNYITYHDGFTMQDLVSYKHKHNEENGENNRDGHGDNRSENYGVEGNTENLLVIATREKQKRNFMASLLFAFGIPHILTADVLSHTQNGNNNAYCQDGVTSWLNWEDSERKAYFKAWLSEMISARQRYMVPFIKAFSGDKRNSNRIFWSRVDGTLMEHDDWNRLSSVALHLGIGKDGDELIYLINQTNAPARFSLPSDRKQDWVTICDTNLRNVKPGHAEGEMLLSPVSMAILHYSPTQNKLIAKTNSSPDKTDSV
- a CDS encoding carbohydrate porin; translated protein: MKKVSLIAAAVASALVAGSAFAESEVALDVTSGDSSMEVEVKNPTDVITDGWEVHGYMSSNVRVVDGKTVDTEFGKPDYKTAGTHGKSTNQVEFVVKKHSEYQNGVWADYVLRTEYGNGNSYAYSSSGSQKANTTAQFEVKEAFVELGGILGEETSIWGGQRFLNRAAGILSGEFWKQSSGIGAGIQTKLGGNTAGIAYVMADPDAGSAKPGAERTTASSIDLYYYGVDAGIGSLDFDLKYGQKVVNGGEDEDGIGAAVTLNTSYYGLDGWTQNAIAYGSGVMQNRGVNFGGWSGGNDDAESLFLTSYGVLNISEKWQLGTEATYITALDELWGAKGLTRYIVAARPSYKLNDNIRLEATASYAHEEGDEGYWGRSGDDVESDILNLEIATAFTANSDYFGRPQVKPYISYIKADDEASAKQIGIDNGKDQFVFGVHTEIWF